The following are from one region of the Mesorhizobium sp. B4-1-4 genome:
- a CDS encoding outer membrane protein, with protein sequence MFNTARKALFAALFAGLAWPVFAADLPEPVVEEAPPPVYEQPVDVGGWYIRGDIDYHKSDVRGIDYMTYTVDPCNCSVTPGSKSFDYGRLKGGFSLGGGVGYKINDHFRTDLTADYWFKSNFNGGTSDINGTSTEVSKMSALLLLANAYVDIGTWHGITPYVGAGIGGARVKWDDVYDPNTTEHNPGASNWRFAYALMAGASYCLTDKIILDAGYRFSHIQGGRMFEWDVTSSGPGFDRGINTHEVRGGLRYQFGGNNGCAAPVVAYQPEPEPVYTK encoded by the coding sequence ATGTTCAATACAGCAAGAAAGGCCTTGTTTGCCGCGCTGTTCGCGGGCCTGGCCTGGCCGGTGTTCGCGGCCGACCTTCCAGAACCGGTGGTCGAAGAGGCCCCGCCACCGGTCTACGAGCAGCCGGTCGATGTCGGCGGCTGGTACATCCGTGGCGATATCGACTATCACAAATCCGATGTCCGCGGCATCGACTATATGACTTACACCGTCGACCCCTGTAACTGTTCGGTCACGCCGGGCAGCAAGAGTTTCGACTATGGCAGGCTTAAGGGCGGTTTCTCGCTCGGCGGCGGCGTCGGCTACAAGATCAACGATCATTTCCGCACGGACCTGACCGCCGACTACTGGTTCAAGTCGAACTTCAACGGCGGTACCTCGGATATCAACGGGACTTCAACCGAAGTATCGAAGATGAGCGCCTTGCTGCTGCTTGCCAACGCCTATGTCGATATCGGCACCTGGCACGGCATCACGCCCTATGTCGGCGCCGGCATCGGCGGCGCGCGCGTCAAGTGGGATGATGTCTACGATCCGAACACCACCGAGCATAATCCCGGAGCATCGAACTGGCGCTTCGCCTATGCGCTGATGGCCGGCGCTTCCTACTGCCTGACCGATAAAATCATCCTCGATGCGGGCTATCGCTTCTCGCATATCCAGGGCGGCCGCATGTTCGAGTGGGACGTGACCAGCTCGGGCCCTGGCTTCGACCGTGGCATCAACACACATGAAGTGCGCGGTGGCCTGCGCTATCAGTTCGGCGGCAACAACGGGTGCGCCGCACCTGTTGTGGCCTACCAACCCGAACCCGAGCCGGTCTACACCAAGTAA